Proteins encoded by one window of Dendropsophus ebraccatus isolate aDenEbr1 chromosome 4, aDenEbr1.pat, whole genome shotgun sequence:
- the THAP11 gene encoding THAP domain-containing protein 11, translating into MPGFTCCVPGCYSNSHRDKGLHFYTFPKDPELRHLWLKNVSRAGVTGCFNTFQPTNGHRVCSLHFHGGRKSYSIKVPTIFPLRGVNERKTRRGNAGDRSKKRHQQPSYSTGSTTVLVAALPGQEQEMLELTAGGAEMMLLGATPGMGAEADMAAMEASAAAVMGRSLAAASAEALSAEPNPMNLTVKLDPGAGLGPHFNPATSHQQLQVVVVGEETYPIPEYFPPPQYADHSYSMSSGTTTEELLRKLNEQRDIIALMEVKMKEMKSSIRHLRLTEVKLREEIRQKDKVLSMNAAKKKLEGN; encoded by the coding sequence ATGCCTGGCTTCACCTGCTGCGTCCCAGGATGCTATAGCAATTCTCATCGGGATAAAGGGCTGCACTTTTACACCTTCCCGAAAGACCCCGAGCTGAGACACTTGTGGCTGAAGAACGTGTCGCGGGCTGGAGTCACCGGTTGCTTCAATACTTTTCAGCCTACGAACGGGCACCGAGTATGTAGCCTGCACTTCCACGGGGGGCGCAAGTCTTACAGCATCAAGGTGCCCACCATATTCCCCCTCAGGGGAGTAAACGAGAGGAAAACCCGCAGGGGCAATGCCGGGGACAGGAGCAAGAAGAGGCACCAGCAGCCCAGCTACTCCACCGGCTCCACCACTGTGCTGGTGGCTGCGCTGCCTGGTCAGGAGCAGGAGATGCTGgagctgacagcagggggcgctgagaTGATGCTGCTGGGGGCCACCCCTGGcatgggggcagaggcagacaTGGCAGCTATGGAGGCTTCAGCTGCTGCTGTCATGGGCAGATCCCTGGCAGCAGCCTCCGCAGAGGCACTGAGCGCAGAACCCAACCCAATGAACCTCACCGTCAAGCTGGACCCCGGAGCCGGACTGGGCCCCCACTTCAATCCAGCCACGTCCCATCAGCAGctccaggtggtggtggtgggagaagAAACCTACCCTATCCCTGAGTATTTCCCGCCCCCGCAGTACGCAGACCACTCTTACTCCATGTCTTCCGGAACCACCACAGAAGAACTGCTGAGGAAGCTCAACGAGCAGCGGGATATCATCGCCCTCATGGAGGTCAAAATGAAAGAGATGAAGTCCAGCATTAGACACTTGAGACTCACAGAGGTTAAACTCCGAGAGGAGATCCGTCAGAAAGACAAAGTTTTGTCTATGAACGCTGCCAAGAAAAAACTGGAGGGCAACTAA